From Acipenser ruthenus chromosome 23, fAciRut3.2 maternal haplotype, whole genome shotgun sequence, the proteins below share one genomic window:
- the LOC117413218 gene encoding SLC35A4 upstream open reading frame protein-like, with amino-acid sequence MADDKDALSKLKDLAHLKNQLEDIQKRVEEEVQAGIPQGGSLLASPFLKGFLAGYVVAKLRSSAVMGVLIGTCTGIYAAQSFDVPNIEKTVKDYFNSIKKGPN; translated from the exons ATGGCGGACGACAAG GATGCTCTGAGTAAACTGAAGGACCTGGCCCATCTTAAAAACCAGCTGGAGGACATCCAGAAACGAGTGGAGGAGGAAGTGCAGGCAGGGATACCACAG ggtgGATCTTTGTTGGCCTCTCCCTTCCTTAAGGGATTTCTGGCTGGCTATGTAGTAGCAAAGCTACGCTCCTCTGCTGTGATGGGTGTGTTAATAGGAACATGCACAGGCATCTACGCTGCACAGAGCTTTGATGTCCCTAATATAGAAAAGACCGTCAAGGACTATTTCAACTCCATTAAGAAAGGACCGAACTAG
- the LOC117413217 gene encoding probable UDP-sugar transporter protein SLC35A4 — MMIIKNMESADLAAPQKGHRVTQVCWGLLLALSVLIYGSHAPLITLCKVDNKIPFSSSSCVVLIELAKFIVSLGLLFLRGRHSLHIAVSWKHVVPYAVPALLYAVNNNLVVFMQVHMDPSTFQVLSNLKIASTALLYSAALRKRLNRRQWLSLALLMAAGICHTHSSMGTPKQKVDEAIPGTQFHITALGLLLLLVYCIVSGLAAVYTELILKTQRLPLNLQNLFLYFFGIVVNSGAHLASAEVSSGFFDGYSWWVGVIVVTQALNGLLMSVVMKHSSNITRLFVISCSMLVNAVYSVALFNLQLTPLFFVSVFFIAVAIHLYYHV, encoded by the coding sequence ATGATGATAATTAAAAATATGGAATCTGCAGACCTGGCTGCTCCTCAGAAAGGGCACAGGGTCACACAGGTCTGCTGGGGGCTCCTCCTCGCATTGTCTGTGCTTATCTATGGCTCCCACGCCCCATTGATTACCCTGTGCAAAGTAGACAACAAGATCCCATTCAGCTCCTCATCCTGTGTTGTCCTAATAGAATTGGCCAAGTTTATAGTCTCGCTGGGGCTGCTATTTCTCCGTGGTCGGCACTCCTTGCACATTGCAGTTTCCTGGAAACACGTTGTACCCTACGCAGTCCCAGCCTTGCTCTACGCAGTCAACAATAACTTGGTGGTTTTCATGCAGGTCCACATGGACCCCAGCACCTTCCAGGTCCTGAGCAACTTGAAGATTGCCTCCACTGCCCTCCTTTATAGCGCTGCCTTGAGAAAACGGCTTAATCGCAGGCAGTGGTTGTCGCTGGCTTTGCTGATGGCAGCAGGGATAtgccacacacacagcagcatggGCACACCCAAGCAGAAGGTGGATGAAGCCATACCTGGAACACAGTTTCACATCACTGCCCTGGGCCTGCTACTGTTGCTTGTGTACTGCATTGTGTCTGGCTTGGCTGCTGTCTACACAGAGCTCATCCTTAAGACTCAGAGACTGCCTCTGAACCTGCAGAACCTCTTCCTCTATTTCTTCGGGATTGTAGTGAACTCGGGCGCCCACCTCGCCAGTGCTGAGGTCAGCAGTGGCTTTTTCGATGGTTACTCATGGTGGGTGGGGGTGATCGTGGTTACCCAAGCTCTGAACGGGTTGCTCATGTCTGTCGTCATGAAGCACAGCAGCAACATCACCCGTCTCTTTGTCATCTCCTGCTCCATGCTGGTCAACGCTGTTTACTCTGTTGCGCTGTTTAACCTGCAGCTTACTCCACTCTTCTTTGTTTCCGTTTTCTTTATTGCAGTGGCCATTCACTTATACTACCATGTGTAA
- the LOC131699620 gene encoding uncharacterized protein LOC131699620, which translates to MELKDSNSMPVHGLLPMLLYQGLEGNSYTVLLYCIQVEGLIDEEVPRALSLAQVARGLRMKVSPGHWSPKEAAQSLRAHIREQRSRIVSAGESGGEGVNQLGELIKALQIVKNQEWEKKKARSKEIEANRRIRLAARGLLLGQPRPSHSEKPDPTPQNRDTQLKIQQLQEQLRTEMEELLSGGKVSVDLNQERLSRIQQLKEAIGWEQRSMTQTSQHTATPGVAMQAKDGSSQLADLELEYTMALNRRKRLKEEHATLIQGELLKMEEELQAKECEGEPAREIWWLQRETEVLVLQLEVLRREKCEAERDLEKLHRRYSEELDSHRAQSLQVFRAFREVFEEQKDALDRRYRTVLREAIQDAIYLSARNQQLEAENAQLHGALAELRDALSVKKVPGGSQRRQQDTAAT; encoded by the exons ATGGAATTAAAAGACAGCAACTCAATGCCTGTCCATGGACTGCTGCCCATGCTGCTGTATCAAGGACTGGAAGGGAACAGTTATACAGTCCTCCTGTACTGCATACAAGTGGAAG GCCTTATTGATGAGGAGGTCCCCCGGGCGCTGTCCCTGGCTCAGGTGGCGAGGGGTCTCAGGATGAAGGTGTCCCCTGGCCACTGGAGCCCTAAGGAGGCAGCCCAGAGCCTGCGAGCCCACATCAGAGAGCAGAGGTCTAGGATTGTGTCTGCGGGAGAGTCAGGGGGAGAGGGTGTCAACCAGCTAGGGGAGCTGATTAAGGCTTTGCAG ATTGTGAAGAACCAGGAATGGGAAAAGAAGAAAGCGAGATCAAAAGAGATTGAAGCAAATAGAAGAATCCGCCTCGCTGCGCGG GGCTTGCTGCTGGGCCAACCCAGACCGTCCCACTCTGAGAAACCAGACCCCACCCCCCAGAACCGTGACACCCAGCTGAAGATCCAGCAACTACAGGAGCAGCTCAGGACAGAGATGGAGGAACTTCTTAGCG GTGGAAAAGTGAGCGTGGACCTGAACCAGGAGCGACTGAGCAGAATTCAACAGCTGAAGGAAGCGATTGGGTGGGAGCAGAGGAGTATGACGCAAACAAGTCAACACACTGCCACCCCAGGGGTTGCCATG cagGCAAAAGATGGTAGTTCCCAGCTTGCTGACTTGGAGCTGGAATATACCATGGCCCTAAACAGAAGGAAGAGACTGAAGGAGGAACACGCCACCCTCATACAGGGGGAGCTTCTGAAGATGGAAGAGGAGCTGCAGGCTAAGGAG TGTGAAGGGGAGCCTGCGAGAGAGATCTGGTGGCTGCAGAGGGAGACGGAGGTCCTGGTTCTTCAGCTGGAAGTCCTGCGGAGGGAGAAGTGCGAGGCTGAGCGAGACCTGGAGAAGTTGCACAGGAGATACTCTGAGGAGCTGGACTCTCACCGAGCACAGAGCCTGCAG GTTTTCCGTGCTTTCCGTGAGGTGTTTGAGGAACAGAAAGACGCCCTGGACCGCCGCTATCGGACTGTGCTGAGGGAAGCCATCCAGGATGCTATTTACCTGTCTGCACGCAACCAGCAGCTAGAGGCAGAGAATGCACAGCTACATGGTG CACTTGCAGAGCTCAGAGATGCGCTGTCTGTGAAGAAGGTTCCTGGAGGCTCCCAGCGTCGTCAGCAAGATACTGCTGCAACCTAA
- the LOC117413139 gene encoding toll-like receptor 2 type-2 — translation MDNIIESIEESRKTLFVISKHFVSSEWCKYELEFSQHRFFDENNDFVILVLLEPIPRECIPRRFCKLHKLMSKNTYLEWPEEDDQQGIFWEKLRTALTSQ, via the coding sequence ATGGACAACATAATTGAGTCCATCGAGGAAAGCCGAAAGACCCTCTTTGTCATTAGCAAGCATTTTGTGAGCAGCGAGTGGTGCAAGTATGAGCTGGAGTTCTCCCAGCACCGCTTCTTTGACGAGAACAATGACTTTGTGATTCTGGTGCTCCTGGAACCTATCCCCAGAGAGTGCATCCCTCGCAGGTTCTGCAAGCTGCACAAACTCATGAGCAAGAATACCTACCTGGAGTGGCCTGAGGAAGATGACCAGCAGGGCATCTTCTGGGAGAAACTGAGAACTGCTTTGACAAGTCAATGA